A single genomic interval of Vicinamibacterales bacterium harbors:
- a CDS encoding LD-carboxypeptidase — MTTPLISPPRLVRKDKVALISPASPPKSRSLFLRGKTRLEQLGLSVVPGSHALAEHGYLAGSDQERRQDLEAAFRDPDIKAIFCSRGGYGVSRLLPGFDLRLARRHPKAVIGFSDITVLHLALQKAGLVSFWGPMPCTDSAWTSFSLRSLERALMSPEPVGRVPFSKGRPPKTLRPGIAHGPLTGGTLSLLTASLGTDYEVETCGRVVFIEDVGEEPYKVDRMLTQLMASGKLSDAAGLALGIFTDTEPRNCPARHSFTLHEVIADRLLPLKIPILANLAVGHVPDQLTLPYGIEVRLNARARTLELLQPGVA, encoded by the coding sequence ATGACGACTCCGCTGATCTCTCCCCCTCGGTTGGTGCGCAAAGACAAGGTGGCACTGATTTCGCCCGCGTCGCCGCCGAAAAGCCGAAGTCTCTTTCTGCGCGGGAAGACACGCCTGGAACAGCTCGGACTGTCAGTCGTGCCCGGCAGCCATGCCCTTGCTGAACACGGGTACCTCGCCGGGTCGGACCAGGAGCGGCGGCAGGACCTCGAGGCCGCGTTTCGGGATCCCGACATCAAGGCGATCTTCTGCTCGCGGGGCGGGTACGGCGTTTCCCGCCTCCTGCCGGGATTCGATCTCCGTCTCGCCAGGCGTCACCCCAAGGCCGTCATCGGGTTCTCGGACATCACCGTCCTGCACCTGGCCCTGCAGAAGGCCGGCCTGGTCTCGTTCTGGGGGCCCATGCCCTGCACGGACAGCGCGTGGACCTCGTTCTCGCTGCGTTCACTCGAGCGAGCGCTGATGTCCCCGGAGCCTGTGGGACGTGTCCCTTTCTCCAAGGGACGCCCGCCAAAGACCCTGCGGCCAGGGATCGCGCACGGGCCGTTGACCGGAGGCACCCTGAGCCTCCTGACGGCCAGCCTGGGGACCGACTACGAGGTGGAGACGTGCGGTCGTGTCGTGTTCATCGAAGATGTGGGTGAGGAACCCTACAAGGTCGACCGCATGCTGACCCAGCTGATGGCTTCGGGAAAGCTGTCGGATGCAGCCGGCTTGGCCCTGGGTATCTTCACCGACACCGAACCGAGGAATTGCCCGGCCAGGCACAGCTTCACGCTGCACGAGGTCATTGCGGACCGTCTGCTGCCGTTGAAGATCCCGATCCTGGCCAACCTTGCGGTGGGCCATGTGCCCGACCAGTTGACGTTGCCCTATGGGATCGAGGTCAGGTTGAACGCCCGGGCGAGAACCCTTGAACTGCTGCAGCCCGGCGTGGCCTGA
- a CDS encoding MmcQ/YjbR family DNA-binding protein, producing the protein MTNETIREHCLGLPFVTEIVQWEEHLLFKVGGKMFAIIALDGHSCSLKCTPEKYAELVEMADVVPASHNMWKYQWITTETLTALPDREFRALLSASYEIVRAGLPKKIRAELDAGRSPVIAPWVSKKKGRTKKPPTVPRTST; encoded by the coding sequence ATGACCAACGAGACAATTCGAGAGCACTGCCTGGGCCTGCCATTCGTCACGGAGATCGTCCAGTGGGAAGAACACCTGCTCTTCAAGGTCGGCGGCAAGATGTTCGCCATCATCGCCCTCGATGGCCACAGCTGCAGCCTGAAGTGCACGCCCGAGAAGTACGCGGAACTGGTCGAGATGGCCGACGTCGTGCCCGCTTCCCACAACATGTGGAAGTACCAATGGATCACGACCGAGACTCTCACCGCTCTGCCCGACCGCGAGTTCCGGGCGTTGCTGTCCGCGTCGTATGAGATCGTACGGGCCGGGCTGCCGAAGAAGATCCGGGCCGAGCTGGACGCCGGGCGCAGTCCGGTGATTGCGCCGTGGGTCTCGAAGAAGAAAGGCCGCACCAAGAAGCCCCCGACCGTGCCTCGAACCTCGACGTGA
- a CDS encoding ABC transporter permease, whose product MPLFVKVRRFLRNLLASRRVEGDLDEEIHFHLDMLTESHIRAGMAPMEAQRAARIELGGIEQVKEQVREGRLGYWLHSVLADCRYALRQFRKNPGFTAVAVLTLALGIGVTTAIFSVVYGVLLRPLPYPDPNRIMAVFEVTSKGRPSRLADPNFDDFRDQSRSFRAMAKYQDNVASVSGASQPTRTTVARVSPGFLEVFGVQPILGRGFNASDGRQGASPTVLVSHEYWRQLLGSPRDLSRSRLKIDSAVYSVIGVLPAGFRFPADVELWLPADLEGENPSRTSHNYNAVGRLRDSVTVDQANRDISAIARRIHDGSSEQGDYLLEDGLVLPLQDSMTGKARSPLLVLLGAVGFLLLVACANVANLLLAQVSARARELAVRSALGAARGRLIRQFLTEAFLLSLVGGGLGVVGAFWGVAGLVALAPANLPRLDSVSISIPVLVFAFLLSTAIAAGLGAFTAARATAGDLREILVEGGRGQAGSQGSQRVGRVIVALQIAITLVLVVGAGLFGRSLMKVLDVNPGFRVDRIVTMDVSLPWLTDPEAKAGQASFYSRLIERLRQIPGVRNVGAASSLPLADGGLPDGEFLLMDQHEVPKTVDGLVAMFQHKERLGIADFCVATDGYFQVLGIPLIRGRIFDDRDRANSPHVAVISQSLARDRWPGQDPIGHTIEFGNMDGDLRLLTIVGIVGDVGYYGLDVPPRPTVYVNVFQRPRAAISLTILSDADTELVASAARGILKDLDPEIPTRFRTLSQVYSASLGSRRFNVILIGLFGITALLLATTGVFGVMAYSVSRRTREIGVRIALGAATGDVLKMIVGQGLRTIFVGVAAGLAGSLALTRTVESLLYGVTATDPLTFGGMTLLLVGAALLACYIPARRVTKVDPVVALRYE is encoded by the coding sequence ATGCCGCTCTTCGTGAAAGTCCGACGTTTCCTGCGAAACCTCCTCGCGTCCCGTCGCGTGGAGGGAGATCTGGACGAGGAGATTCACTTTCACCTCGACATGCTGACCGAGTCACACATCCGAGCGGGCATGGCGCCGATGGAGGCCCAGCGTGCCGCGCGGATCGAACTGGGCGGGATCGAACAGGTGAAAGAACAGGTTCGCGAAGGACGCCTCGGCTACTGGCTCCACTCCGTGCTCGCCGATTGCCGCTACGCCCTGCGGCAATTCCGCAAGAACCCCGGCTTCACCGCCGTCGCCGTCCTCACCCTGGCCCTCGGCATCGGTGTGACGACGGCGATCTTCAGCGTCGTCTACGGCGTGTTGTTGAGGCCGCTGCCGTACCCCGATCCGAACCGGATCATGGCCGTCTTCGAAGTCACCTCGAAGGGCAGGCCGTCGCGCCTGGCGGACCCGAACTTCGACGATTTTCGCGACCAAAGCCGCAGCTTCCGGGCGATGGCCAAGTACCAGGACAACGTCGCGTCCGTTTCGGGAGCTTCGCAGCCCACGCGCACGACGGTTGCCCGCGTCTCGCCCGGCTTTCTCGAGGTCTTCGGTGTCCAGCCGATCCTCGGGCGGGGGTTCAATGCCAGCGACGGGAGGCAAGGGGCCAGCCCGACCGTTCTCGTCAGCCACGAATACTGGAGGCAGTTGCTCGGATCGCCGCGGGATCTCTCGCGGTCTCGCCTGAAGATCGATAGCGCGGTCTACTCCGTCATTGGGGTGCTCCCGGCCGGGTTTCGTTTCCCGGCAGACGTCGAGCTGTGGCTGCCAGCCGATCTGGAGGGCGAGAACCCGAGCCGGACGTCGCACAACTACAACGCGGTCGGGCGCCTCCGCGACAGTGTGACTGTCGATCAAGCGAATCGAGACATCAGCGCGATAGCCAGGCGCATTCACGACGGGTCGAGCGAGCAAGGCGACTATCTCCTCGAGGATGGACTTGTCCTTCCGCTCCAGGACTCGATGACGGGCAAGGCCCGATCCCCACTGCTGGTCCTGCTCGGTGCGGTCGGATTCCTGCTTCTCGTGGCGTGCGCGAACGTGGCGAATCTCCTGCTGGCTCAAGTGTCGGCGAGAGCGCGCGAACTCGCCGTTCGCAGCGCGCTCGGTGCGGCGCGCGGACGGCTGATCCGTCAATTCCTCACCGAAGCATTCCTGCTCTCGCTGGTGGGCGGGGGCCTTGGCGTCGTGGGAGCGTTCTGGGGTGTGGCGGGGTTGGTGGCGCTGGCGCCGGCCAATCTGCCGCGACTGGACAGCGTCTCGATCAGTATTCCAGTGCTGGTGTTCGCGTTCCTCCTTTCCACAGCCATCGCCGCCGGCCTCGGAGCGTTCACCGCGGCACGCGCGACCGCCGGCGACCTGCGCGAAATCCTCGTGGAAGGCGGGCGCGGACAGGCTGGGTCGCAAGGGAGTCAGCGCGTTGGCCGGGTTATCGTGGCGCTGCAGATTGCGATCACACTGGTTCTCGTGGTCGGAGCGGGACTGTTCGGGCGCAGCCTGATGAAAGTGCTCGACGTGAATCCCGGCTTCCGCGTGGACAGGATCGTCACGATGGACGTCTCGCTCCCGTGGCTGACCGATCCCGAAGCCAAGGCGGGTCAGGCGAGCTTCTACTCACGCTTGATCGAGCGCCTCAGACAGATCCCGGGCGTGCGCAACGTTGGCGCGGCGAGCAGCCTGCCGCTAGCGGATGGCGGCCTTCCCGACGGCGAATTCCTGTTGATGGACCAGCACGAGGTTCCCAAGACGGTTGACGGTCTCGTGGCGATGTTCCAGCACAAGGAGCGGCTGGGCATCGCGGATTTCTGCGTCGCCACGGACGGCTACTTCCAGGTTCTCGGCATTCCGCTCATCCGAGGGCGAATCTTCGACGATCGCGACAGGGCGAATTCCCCGCACGTTGCCGTGATCAGCCAGTCGCTCGCGCGCGACCGGTGGCCGGGCCAGGACCCCATCGGCCACACCATTGAATTCGGGAACATGGACGGCGACTTGCGCCTGCTGACCATCGTCGGGATCGTCGGCGATGTGGGCTATTACGGCCTCGATGTGCCGCCGCGTCCGACTGTCTACGTGAACGTGTTCCAGCGGCCGCGCGCAGCGATCAGCTTGACGATACTGAGCGACGCCGACACCGAGTTGGTCGCGTCGGCCGCGCGAGGCATCCTGAAGGACCTCGACCCCGAGATCCCGACGAGGTTCCGGACGCTGTCGCAAGTGTATTCCGCGTCGTTGGGGTCGCGGCGTTTCAATGTCATCCTCATCGGACTGTTCGGCATCACCGCGCTGCTGCTCGCCACGACAGGCGTGTTCGGCGTGATGGCCTATTCGGTCAGCCGCCGCACGCGGGAAATCGGCGTGCGCATCGCTCTCGGGGCGGCCACCGGTGACGTGCTGAAGATGATTGTGGGCCAGGGATTGCGCACGATCTTCGTTGGGGTGGCCGCAGGGTTGGCCGGCTCGCTGGCGCTGACGCGCACCGTGGAGTCGTTGCTCTACGGCGTGACGGCCACCGATCCGCTGACGTTCGGCGGTATGACCCTGCTCCTCGTGGGGGCAGCGCTGCTCGCGTGCTACATTCCGGCACGTCGGGTCACGAAAGTTGACCCCGTGGTGGCGTTGCGGTACGAGTGA
- a CDS encoding TIM-barrel domain-containing protein, whose product MRNGTFNARPRCLFLGGHQRLIVIGAAVLASGFFCALEARDPFPVGPSAAARETGRSIVTAGQPAELDVRTSGPNSLRVTLKPITFKDEFPANPAVSSRLYPSPGLIVRDLGAPVRKVVGRFEVEVRPEPLTVTVRRAGGQLVQEIVFEPDGSLSFPLGESPVLGLGEGGPRPVRGLPWREQPVQFDRRGALDEMEPRWQSDMYGSRNPAPMLLGTSGWGLFVAAPWVRVDLRKGDRGVCLPWKPPAAGAPQTEGNQQQNLGKGLPPADAIIPGLYDLFVFDARDPAGALGDFAAITGRAAMPPKWALGYMQSHRTIENDAQLLEIIDTFRAKRLPLDAVIYLGTGFCPRGWNTKQPSFEFNPDVFRRDPKAVLADMHARHVKVVVHVVPWDRNRLPTLHGSIPARPGETVDESHLKAYWQQHLGLVNAGVDAFWPDEGDWFNLFERIERHKLYYQGPLSTGADVRPWSLQRNGYPGIAQWGGWVWSGDTESSWKTLEAQIAVGLNYSLSIGPYWGSDIGGFYANSELTGELYARWHQFAAFCGSFRSHGRTWWTRLPWGWGGSDIGPRENDNRNAPIPPGDPRNILPSELNNPAIEPVVKKYSELRYQLMPYTYTLAWEAREKGLPLMRALWVHYPDDERARGIGDEFLWGRDLLVAPVFTKGAAARQVYLPRGDWYDWWTNSRLAGGQTITRAVDLATMPIYVRAGAIIPIDPVRQYTGQAVEEPTTLRVYRGADGQYTLYEDDGISQDYLKGKGTWTRITWNDGARRLTIEPGAPGGATNVVVRRRFRILLVPDGAARDVTYSGSRVGVAF is encoded by the coding sequence ATGCGAAACGGAACCTTCAATGCGCGTCCACGTTGTTTATTCCTAGGCGGGCATCAGCGACTGATCGTCATCGGCGCCGCCGTTCTCGCGTCCGGATTCTTCTGCGCGCTGGAGGCTCGGGACCCGTTCCCGGTCGGCCCATCCGCCGCCGCTCGGGAAACCGGCCGCTCGATCGTGACGGCAGGACAGCCAGCCGAGCTCGACGTGCGCACGTCGGGGCCGAACAGCCTGCGGGTGACGCTCAAGCCGATCACCTTCAAGGACGAGTTCCCCGCGAACCCCGCGGTCTCCTCGCGCCTCTATCCGTCGCCGGGCCTCATTGTGCGCGACCTCGGGGCCCCAGTCCGAAAGGTCGTCGGACGCTTCGAGGTGGAGGTGCGGCCGGAGCCGCTCACGGTCACGGTCAGGCGTGCCGGCGGCCAACTGGTACAGGAGATCGTCTTCGAGCCCGACGGCAGCCTGTCGTTCCCGCTCGGCGAGAGCCCGGTCCTGGGCCTGGGGGAAGGAGGGCCGAGGCCGGTCCGCGGCCTCCCCTGGCGCGAACAGCCCGTGCAGTTCGACCGCCGCGGGGCGCTGGACGAGATGGAGCCGCGCTGGCAGAGCGACATGTACGGCTCGCGCAACCCGGCGCCGATGCTCCTTGGCACGAGCGGCTGGGGCCTGTTCGTCGCAGCCCCGTGGGTGCGCGTCGATCTCCGGAAGGGCGACCGTGGCGTGTGCCTGCCGTGGAAGCCGCCTGCCGCTGGCGCTCCGCAAACCGAGGGCAACCAGCAGCAGAACCTCGGGAAGGGTCTGCCGCCTGCGGACGCCATCATTCCCGGGCTCTACGACCTCTTCGTCTTCGACGCGCGCGACCCGGCGGGTGCGCTCGGCGACTTCGCGGCCATCACCGGCCGGGCGGCGATGCCGCCCAAATGGGCGCTCGGCTACATGCAGTCGCACCGCACGATCGAAAACGACGCGCAGTTGCTCGAGATCATCGACACCTTCCGCGCCAAGCGGCTCCCGCTCGACGCGGTCATCTACCTCGGCACGGGATTCTGCCCGCGCGGGTGGAACACCAAGCAGCCGTCGTTCGAGTTCAACCCCGACGTGTTCAGGCGCGACCCGAAGGCCGTTCTCGCCGACATGCACGCGCGCCACGTGAAGGTCGTCGTCCACGTCGTGCCATGGGACCGCAACAGGCTGCCGACGCTCCACGGATCGATTCCAGCTCGCCCCGGAGAAACGGTGGACGAGTCGCATCTCAAGGCCTACTGGCAGCAGCACCTCGGCCTGGTGAACGCGGGCGTCGACGCCTTCTGGCCGGACGAGGGCGACTGGTTCAACCTGTTCGAGCGGATCGAGCGCCACAAGCTGTACTACCAGGGGCCGCTCTCGACCGGTGCAGACGTCCGCCCGTGGAGCCTCCAGCGAAACGGCTATCCCGGGATCGCGCAGTGGGGAGGCTGGGTCTGGTCGGGCGACACCGAGTCGTCGTGGAAGACGCTCGAGGCACAGATCGCCGTGGGCCTCAACTACTCGCTGAGCATCGGACCGTATTGGGGCTCGGACATCGGCGGCTTCTACGCCAACAGCGAGTTGACGGGCGAACTCTACGCCCGCTGGCACCAGTTCGCCGCGTTCTGCGGGTCGTTCCGCTCGCACGGGAGAACGTGGTGGACCCGCCTCCCGTGGGGCTGGGGAGGTAGCGACATCGGACCGCGCGAAAACGACAACAGGAACGCGCCCATCCCGCCCGGCGATCCGCGCAACATCCTGCCGTCGGAACTGAACAACCCGGCCATCGAGCCGGTCGTCAAGAAGTACTCCGAACTCCGCTACCAGTTGATGCCGTACACCTACACGCTCGCGTGGGAAGCCCGCGAGAAGGGACTGCCGTTGATGCGCGCCCTGTGGGTGCACTATCCAGACGACGAGCGCGCCCGGGGGATCGGTGACGAGTTCTTGTGGGGGCGCGACCTGCTCGTGGCGCCGGTGTTCACGAAGGGCGCCGCGGCGCGGCAGGTGTACCTTCCGCGCGGCGACTGGTACGACTGGTGGACGAACTCCCGGCTCGCCGGCGGACAGACGATCACCCGCGCGGTGGATCTGGCGACGATGCCGATCTACGTGCGCGCCGGTGCGATCATCCCGATCGATCCGGTTCGCCAGTACACGGGCCAGGCCGTCGAAGAGCCGACGACACTCAGGGTCTACCGCGGCGCCGACGGCCAGTACACGTTGTATGAAGACGACGGGATCAGCCAGGACTACCTGAAAGGGAAAGGCACGTGGACGAGGATCACGTGGAACGACGGGGCGAGACGGTTGACGATTGAACCGGGAGCGCCGGGCGGGGCGACAAACGTGGTCGTCCGCCGCCGGTTCAGAATCCTCCTGGTGCCGGACGGCGCGGCACGGGACGTCACGTATTCGGGATCGCGGGTTGGCGTCGCCTTCTGA
- a CDS encoding PadR family transcriptional regulator — MSKPTDLVQGTLDLLILKILALEPLHGWAISLRLKSISKDVLQVTEGSLYPALHKLEQEGWITAEWKQTENNRRAKFYSLTRLGRRQLASEAANWQRLSSAISHVIRLSET; from the coding sequence ATGAGCAAACCGACCGATCTCGTTCAGGGCACCCTCGACCTGCTCATCCTGAAGATCCTGGCGCTCGAGCCCTTGCACGGGTGGGCCATCAGCCTTCGCCTGAAATCCATCTCCAAAGACGTGCTGCAGGTCACCGAAGGATCCCTCTACCCTGCACTGCACAAGCTGGAGCAGGAAGGCTGGATCACGGCCGAGTGGAAGCAGACCGAGAACAACCGCCGCGCGAAGTTCTATTCGCTCACCCGCCTCGGCAGAAGGCAACTCGCCTCGGAGGCGGCGAACTGGCAGCGGCTGTCGTCCGCCATCTCGCACGTCATCCGGCTATCGGAGACGTAG
- a CDS encoding spore maturation protein, producing the protein MTKDLLNAASSWVVPLLILGIPTYAYAAKRIRVYESFIEGAKEGFQIGVRIMPYLVAILVAIGMFRASGAMDWMVAILQPVVAWVGFPVEALPSSLMRPLSGSAAFALSSDIFKLYGPDSFVGRLVSVIQGSTETTFYVMAVYFGSIAVRRTRYTLAASLITDLAGIIAAYIICRLLF; encoded by the coding sequence ATGACCAAGGACCTGCTGAATGCCGCCTCCAGCTGGGTTGTGCCTCTGCTGATCCTCGGCATCCCGACGTACGCCTACGCGGCGAAACGCATCCGCGTCTATGAGAGTTTCATCGAGGGCGCCAAGGAGGGCTTTCAGATCGGCGTCCGCATCATGCCGTACCTGGTCGCCATCCTGGTGGCCATCGGCATGTTCCGGGCAAGCGGCGCCATGGACTGGATGGTGGCGATTCTCCAGCCCGTCGTTGCGTGGGTCGGCTTCCCGGTGGAAGCCCTGCCTTCATCGCTGATGCGGCCCCTGTCGGGCTCGGCTGCCTTCGCTCTCAGCTCCGACATCTTCAAACTCTATGGTCCCGATTCGTTCGTCGGCCGACTGGTCAGCGTGATTCAGGGAAGCACCGAGACGACCTTCTACGTCATGGCCGTCTACTTCGGTTCCATTGCCGTCCGCCGCACGCGCTACACCCTGGCCGCGAGCCTGATCACGGACCTGGCGGGCATCATCGCCGCGTACATCATTTGCAGACTCCTTTTCTAA
- a CDS encoding DUF4440 domain-containing protein, translated as MHRWLRQVLVLAAVVSLGACAGSSSSQEFGPSDADQIKQMVRDFVAAYNAKDVAKIGTFFSGNAALMPANQSILRGIDTVKGYYQGRVKDEGATDLAIEPIAIEGHGPLAYVAGTFTLTLRPPDGSAARHDRGKVIWIVRKFGGQWKFEWQIMSSDLPPVVPPTR; from the coding sequence ATGCATCGATGGTTGCGACAGGTACTCGTGCTTGCAGCAGTGGTCAGCCTCGGGGCCTGTGCGGGATCGAGCTCGTCGCAGGAGTTCGGCCCGTCGGATGCCGATCAGATCAAGCAGATGGTCCGCGATTTCGTGGCCGCATACAACGCGAAGGATGTCGCGAAGATCGGCACGTTCTTTTCGGGCAACGCCGCGTTGATGCCCGCGAACCAGAGCATCCTGCGAGGCATCGACACCGTGAAGGGCTACTACCAGGGGCGTGTGAAGGACGAGGGGGCCACCGACCTGGCCATCGAGCCGATTGCGATTGAGGGGCATGGGCCGCTCGCGTACGTCGCCGGCACCTTCACGCTCACACTGCGACCGCCCGACGGGAGTGCTGCACGGCACGATCGTGGCAAGGTGATCTGGATCGTGCGCAAGTTCGGCGGGCAGTGGAAGTTCGAGTGGCAGATCATGAGCAGCGATCTTCCTCCGGTTGTCCCTCCGACGCGGTAA
- a CDS encoding nucleoside recognition domain-containing protein: MNIVWLLLIATAVITAVFKGTMPEVSNAAFKSAGTAVELAIGLVGGMTLFLGLMRVAQDSGLVQVLARALRPVFRFLFPEVPKDHPALGAIAMNFGANILGLGDAATPMGLKAMQELQNLNPDKESASNAMCMFVALHSSSLQLIPVMIISLRAAAGSKNPSEIIVATILSTLASMAVAVVVSRVFARWQGRKLQGDPA; the protein is encoded by the coding sequence ATGAACATTGTCTGGTTGTTGCTGATTGCCACGGCGGTGATCACGGCGGTCTTCAAAGGGACCATGCCGGAGGTGTCCAATGCGGCCTTCAAGTCCGCCGGGACCGCCGTGGAGTTGGCCATCGGGCTGGTGGGCGGCATGACACTGTTCCTGGGCCTGATGCGGGTGGCCCAGGACAGTGGCCTGGTCCAGGTCCTGGCCAGGGCCCTGCGCCCGGTGTTTCGATTCCTGTTTCCAGAGGTACCCAAAGATCACCCGGCACTTGGCGCGATCGCCATGAACTTCGGCGCGAATATTCTCGGGCTGGGCGACGCGGCCACTCCCATGGGCCTGAAGGCCATGCAGGAGCTGCAGAACCTGAACCCGGATAAAGAGAGCGCATCGAACGCCATGTGCATGTTCGTGGCCTTGCATTCGAGTTCGCTGCAGCTCATTCCGGTGATGATCATCAGCCTGCGCGCGGCCGCAGGTTCCAAGAACCCATCCGAGATCATCGTCGCCACCATCCTGTCCACCCTGGCGTCGATGGCCGTGGCCGTGGTGGTGTCGAGGGTGTTCGCCCGCTGGCAGGGAAGGAAACTCCAGGGAGATCCCGCATGA
- a CDS encoding VIT family protein, with the protein MYNLFRHMPARHSEFHRTEHIGWLRAAVLGANDGLISTSSLVVGVAAAQSERAPILLAAVAGLVAGALSMAAGEYVSVSSQSDTEGADLERERRELATSPALERAELAEIYRGRGLTPELAAQVAEQLMAHDALGAHARDELGMSEMTRARPIQAALASAAAFAVGATLPLVLVLVMPVANVTIAVGTGSLVLLSALGATAARLGGAPLVAGAVRVVFWGAVAMGATALVGRLFGTVA; encoded by the coding sequence GTGTACAATCTCTTTCGCCATATGCCCGCGAGACACTCCGAGTTCCACCGCACCGAACATATCGGATGGCTGCGAGCCGCCGTGCTCGGCGCCAACGACGGCTTGATCTCCACGAGCAGCCTGGTGGTCGGTGTGGCAGCCGCGCAGTCCGAGCGTGCCCCGATTCTGCTTGCGGCGGTTGCTGGCCTCGTGGCGGGCGCTCTGTCCATGGCGGCGGGAGAGTACGTGTCCGTCAGCTCGCAGTCGGACACCGAGGGCGCGGATCTCGAACGGGAGCGCCGCGAGCTCGCGACGTCGCCCGCGCTCGAGCGGGCGGAACTGGCCGAAATCTACAGGGGGCGCGGCCTGACCCCGGAACTCGCCGCGCAGGTTGCCGAACAACTCATGGCGCACGACGCGCTCGGCGCTCACGCGCGTGACGAGCTCGGCATGTCCGAGATGACCCGTGCGCGGCCGATTCAGGCGGCGCTGGCCTCCGCGGCGGCGTTTGCAGTCGGCGCCACGCTCCCACTGGTGCTGGTCCTGGTCATGCCCGTCGCCAACGTCACGATCGCGGTCGGTACCGGCTCGCTGGTCCTGCTGTCGGCGCTCGGCGCCACGGCTGCCCGGCTGGGCGGCGCGCCTCTCGTCGCTGGGGCCGTGCGCGTCGTCTTCTGGGGCGCGGTCGCCATGGGCGCCACCGCGCTGGTCGGCCGGTTGTTCGGCACCGTCGCGTGA